The Caballeronia sp. SL2Y3 genome includes a window with the following:
- the lspA gene encoding signal peptidase II produces MARTMAKQSTSSGSLAPWIGVALIVILFDQLTKIAVQKVFAYGEPHALAPFFNLLLVYNRGAAFSFLAAAGGWQRWAFTALGVVAAAVICYLLKKHSAQRLFCAALALIMGGAIGNVIDRLAYGHVIDFLDFHVKTWHWPAFNLADSAITVGAVLLIFDELRRVRGSK; encoded by the coding sequence ATGGCAAGGACTATGGCGAAACAAAGTACTTCGAGCGGTTCGCTCGCGCCGTGGATCGGCGTCGCGCTCATCGTGATTCTGTTCGACCAGTTGACGAAGATCGCGGTCCAGAAGGTCTTCGCGTACGGCGAGCCACATGCGCTCGCGCCCTTCTTCAATCTGCTGCTCGTCTATAACCGCGGAGCCGCGTTCAGCTTTCTCGCGGCGGCGGGCGGCTGGCAGCGCTGGGCGTTCACCGCGCTCGGCGTCGTGGCGGCGGCTGTCATCTGCTATCTGCTCAAGAAGCATTCGGCGCAGCGGCTTTTCTGCGCGGCGCTCGCGCTCATCATGGGCGGCGCGATCGGCAACGTGATCGACCGGCTGGCCTACGGCCATGTGATCGACTTTCTCGACTTCCACGTGAAGACGTGGCACTGGCCGGCGTTCAATCTGGCCGACAGCGCGATCACGGTCGGCGCGGTGCTGCTGATTTTCGACGAACTGCGGCGCGTACGCGGCTCGAAGTGA
- the ileS gene encoding isoleucine--tRNA ligase, with translation MSDKKEKASSKYPVNLLDTPFPMRGDLPKREPAWVKEWQEKKVYEKIRAASRGRKKFILHDGPPYANGDIHLGHAVNKILKDMIVKARNLAGFDAVYVPGWDCHGMPIEIQIEKQFGKSLPAAEVMQKARAYASEQIEKQKVGFRRLGVLGDWDNPYKTMNFVNEAGEIRALAKIMEKGFVFRGLKPVNWCFDCGSALAEAEVEYKDKTDPTIDVLFGFAEPEKTAQAFGLPSLPKTEGGIVIWTTTPWTIPANQALNVHPEIVYALVDTPRGLLILAQERVEACLQNYGLPGEVIATTTGAKLANVRFHHPLAAAHPGYKRTSPVYLGEYVTTESGTGVVHSSPAYGVEDFVSCKAHGMADSDIINPVMGDGRYIESLPLFGGLSIWKANPEIVEALNNAGSLLKTEKYTHSYMHCWRHKTPIIYRATSQWFAGMDVTPKDGGKTLRETALEGVENTAFYPSWGKQRLFSMIANRPDWTLSRQRQWGVPMAFFVHKETGELHPRTIELLEEVAKRVEQGGIETWQTLDPRELIGDDANMYEKNRDTLDVWFDSGTTHWHVLRGSHKDELQFPADLYLEGSDQHRGWFHSSLLTASMLDGRPPYDALLTHGFTVDGEGRKMSKSLGNGVDPHEVANRLGAEIIRLWIASTDYSGELAISEEILKRVTETYRRIRNTLRFLLANLSDFDFEKNAVPVADWLEIDRYAVALTRNLQDDALSHYERYEFHPVVAKIATFCSEDLGGFYLDVLKDRLYTTKPDSRERRSAQTALFYIAHGLLRLVAPYLSFTAEEAYKVLKPGQDTIFAEVYATYPDIPNGGELLDKWSLIRSARGDVTKALEEARTANLIGSSLQAEVVVRASGARYDALASLGDALHFVLITSQASVERVGSEAEEGVDVAASPYLKCERCWHYCADVGSHPEHPGLCGRCFSNLFGAGETRGAA, from the coding sequence ATGAGCGACAAGAAAGAGAAAGCCTCCTCGAAATACCCGGTCAACCTGCTCGACACGCCGTTTCCGATGCGCGGCGATCTGCCCAAGCGCGAACCTGCGTGGGTCAAGGAATGGCAGGAGAAGAAGGTCTACGAGAAAATCCGCGCGGCGAGCCGCGGCCGCAAGAAGTTCATCCTGCACGACGGCCCGCCGTATGCGAACGGCGACATCCACCTGGGCCACGCGGTCAACAAGATCCTGAAGGACATGATCGTCAAGGCGCGCAATCTCGCGGGCTTCGACGCCGTCTACGTGCCGGGCTGGGACTGCCACGGCATGCCCATCGAGATCCAGATCGAAAAGCAGTTCGGCAAGTCGCTGCCCGCCGCCGAAGTCATGCAGAAGGCGCGCGCCTACGCGAGCGAGCAGATCGAGAAGCAGAAGGTCGGCTTCCGGCGTCTGGGCGTGCTCGGCGACTGGGACAATCCGTACAAGACGATGAACTTCGTCAACGAAGCGGGCGAAATCCGCGCGCTGGCGAAGATCATGGAAAAGGGCTTCGTGTTCCGTGGCCTGAAGCCCGTGAACTGGTGCTTCGACTGCGGCTCGGCGCTGGCCGAAGCGGAAGTCGAGTACAAGGACAAGACTGACCCGACCATCGACGTGCTGTTTGGCTTCGCGGAACCGGAGAAGACCGCGCAGGCGTTCGGCCTGCCGTCGCTGCCGAAGACGGAAGGCGGCATCGTCATCTGGACGACGACGCCTTGGACCATCCCCGCCAATCAGGCGCTGAACGTGCATCCGGAGATCGTGTACGCGCTCGTGGATACGCCGCGCGGCTTGCTGATTCTCGCGCAGGAGCGCGTCGAAGCGTGCCTGCAGAACTACGGTTTGCCCGGTGAAGTCATCGCCACGACGACCGGCGCGAAGCTCGCGAACGTGCGCTTCCATCATCCGCTCGCGGCGGCGCATCCGGGCTACAAGCGCACGTCGCCCGTCTATCTCGGCGAGTACGTCACCACGGAGAGCGGCACGGGCGTCGTGCATTCGTCGCCGGCTTATGGCGTGGAAGACTTCGTGTCGTGCAAGGCGCACGGCATGGCGGATTCGGACATCATCAACCCCGTGATGGGCGATGGCCGCTACATCGAATCGCTGCCGCTCTTCGGCGGCTTGTCGATCTGGAAAGCGAATCCGGAAATCGTGGAAGCGCTGAACAACGCCGGGTCGCTGCTCAAGACCGAAAAGTACACGCACAGCTACATGCACTGCTGGCGTCACAAGACGCCGATCATCTATCGCGCGACGTCGCAATGGTTCGCGGGCATGGACGTCACGCCGAAAGACGGCGGCAAGACGCTGCGCGAAACGGCGCTCGAAGGCGTCGAGAACACGGCGTTCTATCCGTCGTGGGGCAAGCAGCGCCTTTTCAGCATGATCGCGAACCGCCCGGACTGGACGCTCTCGCGTCAGCGTCAATGGGGCGTGCCGATGGCGTTCTTCGTGCACAAGGAAACGGGCGAACTGCATCCGCGCACGATCGAATTGCTGGAGGAAGTGGCGAAGCGCGTGGAGCAAGGCGGCATCGAGACGTGGCAAACGCTCGATCCGCGCGAGCTGATCGGCGACGACGCGAACATGTACGAAAAGAACCGCGACACGCTCGATGTCTGGTTCGACTCAGGCACGACGCACTGGCACGTGCTGCGCGGCTCGCACAAGGACGAGCTGCAATTCCCGGCTGATCTGTATCTGGAAGGCTCGGACCAGCATCGCGGCTGGTTCCATTCGTCGCTGCTCACGGCTTCCATGCTCGACGGCCGCCCGCCCTACGACGCGCTGCTCACGCACGGCTTCACCGTCGATGGCGAAGGCCGCAAGATGTCGAAGTCGCTCGGCAACGGCGTCGATCCGCACGAAGTGGCGAATCGCCTCGGCGCGGAAATCATCCGCTTGTGGATCGCATCGACGGACTATTCCGGCGAGCTCGCCATCTCCGAGGAGATTCTCAAGCGCGTGACGGAGACGTATCGCCGCATCCGCAACACGCTGCGCTTCCTGCTCGCGAATCTCTCGGATTTCGACTTCGAGAAGAACGCGGTGCCGGTCGCGGATTGGCTGGAAATCGACCGTTACGCGGTGGCGCTCACGCGCAATCTGCAGGACGACGCGCTCTCGCACTACGAGAGGTACGAGTTCCATCCGGTCGTGGCCAAGATCGCGACGTTCTGCTCGGAAGACTTGGGCGGCTTTTATCTCGACGTGCTGAAGGACCGTCTCTACACGACGAAGCCCGATTCGCGCGAGCGCCGCAGCGCGCAGACCGCGCTCTTTTACATCGCGCACGGCTTGCTGCGACTCGTGGCGCCGTATCTCTCGTTCACGGCGGAAGAAGCGTACAAGGTGCTGAAGCCCGGTCAGGACACGATCTTCGCCGAGGTCTACGCGACGTATCCGGACATTCCGAACGGCGGCGAGTTGCTGGACAAGTGGTCGCTGATCCGCTCGGCACGCGGCGACGTCACCAAGGCGCTCGAAGAAGCGCGCACCGCGAATCTGATCGGCTCGTCGTTGCAGGCGGAAGTCGTCGTTCGCGCGAGCGGCGCGCGTTACGACGCGCTCGCGAGCCTCGGCGATGCGCTGCACTTCGTGCTCATCACGTCGCAGGCGTCGGTTGAGCGCGTGGGGAGCGAAGCGGAAGAAGGCGTCGACGTGGCCGCATCCCCCTACCTGAAGTGCGAACGCTGCTGGCACTATTGCGCCGACGTCGGCTCGCACCCCGAGCATCCGGGTCTGTGCGGCCGCTGCTTCTCCAACCTGTTCGGCGCTGGCGAAACGCGAGGCGCAGCATAA
- a CDS encoding bifunctional riboflavin kinase/FAD synthetase, with protein MRVFRGLPNAESRAPCALTIGNFDGVHRGHQALLARVRAAADARGLPVCVMTFEPHPREFFNPAGAPPRIAMLRDKLEALRTNGVDRVVVEHFNHTFASQPPDTFVKNVIVDGLHARWVMVGDDFCYGAKRAGNFDSLKAAGDKYGFEVEQMATVAHPNGARISSSSVRASLVAGDLDAANVALGRPYIISGHVVHGAKLGRDLGFPTLNLPIAHKRPALAGIFVVRVHGLTDEPLPAVASLGLRPTVDDSGRVLLEVFVLDWHGDAYGKLVRVEFLKKLRDEEKYVDLETLSAAIARDVDNARAYFGLPPASNAGNRATGFAISATDRIR; from the coding sequence GTGAGAGTCTTTCGCGGCCTCCCCAATGCCGAAAGCCGGGCGCCCTGCGCACTGACCATCGGCAACTTCGACGGTGTCCATCGCGGGCACCAGGCGCTGCTTGCGCGCGTGCGGGCCGCTGCGGACGCGCGCGGGCTGCCGGTCTGCGTGATGACTTTCGAGCCGCATCCGCGCGAGTTCTTCAATCCGGCGGGCGCGCCGCCGCGCATCGCCATGCTGCGCGACAAGCTCGAAGCGCTGCGCACCAACGGCGTGGATCGCGTGGTGGTCGAGCATTTCAATCACACGTTCGCGAGCCAGCCGCCGGACACGTTCGTCAAGAACGTCATCGTCGACGGCCTGCACGCGCGCTGGGTCATGGTCGGCGACGACTTCTGCTACGGCGCGAAACGCGCGGGCAATTTCGATTCGCTCAAGGCCGCAGGCGACAAGTACGGCTTCGAGGTCGAGCAGATGGCCACCGTCGCGCATCCGAACGGCGCGCGCATTTCGTCGTCGTCGGTGCGGGCGTCGCTCGTCGCGGGCGATCTCGACGCGGCGAACGTCGCGCTCGGGCGTCCGTACATCATCAGCGGCCACGTCGTGCATGGCGCGAAGCTCGGCCGCGATCTCGGCTTTCCCACGCTCAACCTTCCGATTGCCCACAAGCGTCCGGCGCTCGCGGGCATTTTCGTCGTGCGCGTGCACGGCCTGACGGATGAACCGCTGCCCGCCGTCGCGAGCCTCGGCCTGCGTCCGACCGTGGACGATTCCGGCCGCGTACTGCTCGAAGTCTTCGTGCTCGACTGGCACGGCGACGCGTACGGCAAGCTCGTGCGCGTGGAGTTTCTGAAGAAGCTGCGCGACGAGGAAAAGTACGTCGATCTCGAAACGCTGTCCGCCGCCATCGCGAGGGACGTCGACAACGCGCGCGCCTACTTCGGCCTGCCGCCCGCCAGCAACGCGGGCAACCGCGCGACGGGCTTCGCCATTTCGGCCACCGACCGAATTAGGTAA
- the purN gene encoding phosphoribosylglycinamide formyltransferase gives MKKIVILISGRGSNMEAVVRACAREGWPARVCAVISNRPDAAGLGFAAANGIETVVVDHREFDGREAFDAALAREIDRFEPDCVVLAGFMRVLTDAFVERYAGRMLNVHPSLLPCFAGLRTHQQALDAGVRVHGASVHFVTAKLDHGPIVAQGAVPVLAGDDAAALAARVLAVEHIIYPRAVRWFVEGRLSIEGERVALTPSEPQWLFADIAGEGA, from the coding sequence ATGAAAAAAATCGTCATTCTGATCTCCGGACGCGGGAGCAACATGGAGGCCGTCGTGCGTGCTTGCGCGCGCGAGGGCTGGCCGGCGCGCGTCTGTGCGGTCATTTCAAACCGGCCGGATGCCGCCGGGCTCGGCTTCGCGGCCGCGAACGGCATCGAAACTGTGGTCGTCGATCACCGCGAATTCGACGGCCGCGAAGCGTTCGACGCGGCGCTCGCGCGTGAAATCGACCGCTTCGAACCGGATTGCGTCGTGCTGGCCGGCTTCATGCGCGTGCTCACCGATGCGTTCGTCGAACGCTACGCCGGGCGCATGCTGAACGTGCATCCGTCGCTCTTGCCGTGCTTTGCCGGCCTGCGCACGCATCAGCAGGCGCTCGACGCGGGCGTGCGCGTGCACGGCGCGAGCGTGCATTTCGTGACGGCGAAGCTGGATCACGGGCCGATCGTCGCGCAGGGCGCGGTGCCGGTCCTCGCGGGCGACGACGCCGCCGCGCTCGCGGCGCGCGTGCTCGCCGTAGAACACATCATTTACCCGCGCGCGGTGCGCTGGTTCGTGGAAGGGCGTCTTTCTATCGAGGGCGAACGAGTCGCCCTCACGCCGTCTGAGCCGCAGTGGCTCTTTGCCGACATTGCCGGGGAGGGCGCATGA
- a CDS encoding RsmB/NOP family class I SAM-dependent RNA methyltransferase — MRLHGFLIGQTETLLADVLRFSGPADAATSRFFRAHPKLGHGERGVIAEAVFAVLRRKMEFSHLAESGTGNQARRLALLGLMQTAGLTALKPFVSADEHQWLAQVSKIDPASLPVRVRTNLPQWIYDAMAKRFEPDELAQLAAALNYPAPLDLRANPIKASRDVVRKALIDAGIDAFDMPFAPFGIRVDGKPALTRLQPFQEGWIEVQDEGSQLLCSLVAPRRGEMIVDFCAGAGGKTLALGAMMRSTGRLYAFDVSDRRLAKLKPRLARSGLSNVNPVLIDSEHDAKIKRLAGKIDRVLVDAPCSGLGTLRRNPDLKWRQSPATVAELTPKQLSILTSAARLVKTGGRLVYATCSMLEAENEGVVAQFLETHPNFRVVPARDVLAEQRIELDTGEYLSLWPHKHGTDGFFAAVLERVPGAKAQAADESSGEESA, encoded by the coding sequence ATGAGGCTGCATGGATTTCTGATTGGTCAAACCGAAACGCTGCTGGCGGACGTGCTCCGCTTTTCCGGTCCCGCCGATGCGGCGACGAGCCGTTTCTTCCGCGCGCATCCGAAGCTGGGTCACGGCGAGCGCGGCGTGATCGCCGAGGCGGTCTTCGCCGTGCTGCGGCGGAAGATGGAGTTCTCGCATCTCGCGGAAAGCGGCACGGGCAATCAGGCGCGGCGTCTCGCGCTGCTCGGGCTGATGCAGACCGCGGGCCTCACCGCGCTCAAGCCGTTCGTCTCGGCGGACGAGCATCAGTGGCTCGCGCAAGTCTCGAAGATCGACCCCGCGAGCCTGCCGGTGCGCGTGCGCACGAACCTGCCGCAGTGGATCTACGACGCGATGGCCAAGCGCTTCGAGCCGGACGAGCTCGCGCAGCTTGCCGCCGCGCTGAACTATCCGGCGCCGCTCGACTTGCGCGCGAATCCGATCAAGGCGAGCCGCGACGTGGTGCGCAAGGCGCTCATCGACGCGGGCATCGACGCGTTCGACATGCCGTTCGCGCCGTTCGGCATCCGCGTGGACGGCAAGCCCGCGCTCACGCGCCTGCAGCCGTTCCAGGAAGGCTGGATCGAAGTGCAGGACGAGGGCAGCCAGTTGCTGTGTTCGTTGGTGGCCCCGCGACGCGGCGAGATGATCGTCGATTTCTGCGCGGGCGCGGGCGGCAAGACGCTTGCGCTCGGCGCGATGATGCGCTCCACCGGCCGTTTGTATGCCTTCGACGTGTCCGACCGGCGGCTCGCGAAGCTGAAGCCGCGCCTTGCGCGCAGCGGTCTTTCGAACGTGAATCCGGTGCTGATCGACAGCGAACACGACGCGAAGATCAAGCGCCTCGCGGGCAAGATCGACCGCGTGCTCGTCGATGCGCCGTGTTCCGGGCTCGGCACGCTGCGCCGCAATCCCGACCTCAAGTGGCGGCAGTCGCCCGCGACCGTCGCGGAACTCACGCCGAAGCAGCTTTCCATTCTCACGAGCGCCGCGCGGCTCGTGAAGACAGGCGGCCGCCTCGTGTACGCGACGTGCAGCATGCTCGAAGCGGAGAACGAGGGCGTCGTCGCGCAGTTCCTGGAAACGCATCCGAACTTCCGCGTCGTCCCTGCGCGCGACGTGCTCGCCGAGCAGCGCATCGAGCTGGACACGGGCGAGTATTTGTCGTTGTGGCCGCACAAGCACGGCACGGACGGCTTCTTCGCGGCCGTGCTGGAGCGCGTGCCCGGCGCGAAGGCGCAAGCGGCGGACGAAAGCTCCGGGGAAGAGAGCGCATAA
- a CDS encoding mechanosensitive ion channel family protein, translating to MQTRFLSHLSERLVRDFGEAEVLWQVGALIALLAIAWWCAGFLRKQLDARRQSRFEAVRFGAESLNKALFPLLGTVFVSIAQLALAPVMHTALLRLALVPLCGITVIYTMFYVVRRVFSKSATGGADHEAGALLFLFEKLVTVLVWVAMLLTVMGIQDDVVRWMASVRFNFANAHMTLLSLASGLLWVCVTLIVAMWAGALLDDRLTRSRSLDANLKVVLGRVARALMILAAILVSLSIVGIDITVLGVFGGALGVGLGFGLQKIASNYVSGFIILLDRSLRLGDMINVSGFQGTVTQIRTRYTVVRGLDGIETLIPNEKLITDVVQNHSSYLTRGNAKIAVQVSYRSDVERAMRLLVEATQGVERVLQDPAPAALLASFGADGINLELSFWIEDAAKGTGGVKSQVNRSVWRLFCEHGIEIPYAQREVRIVGGAASESVGNAGFQRDELSSTAGGAV from the coding sequence ATGCAGACCCGCTTCCTGAGCCACCTTTCGGAACGGCTCGTCCGCGATTTCGGCGAGGCGGAAGTGCTGTGGCAAGTCGGCGCGCTGATCGCGCTGCTCGCCATCGCGTGGTGGTGCGCGGGTTTCTTGCGCAAACAGCTCGACGCGCGGCGGCAGTCGCGCTTCGAGGCCGTCCGCTTCGGCGCGGAGAGTCTCAACAAGGCGCTGTTTCCGCTGCTCGGGACCGTTTTCGTCTCGATCGCGCAACTCGCGCTCGCGCCCGTCATGCACACGGCGCTGCTGCGGCTCGCCCTGGTGCCGCTGTGCGGCATCACCGTGATCTACACCATGTTCTATGTGGTGCGGCGCGTCTTCAGCAAGAGCGCCACCGGCGGCGCGGACCACGAGGCGGGCGCGCTGCTGTTCCTCTTCGAAAAGCTGGTCACGGTGCTCGTCTGGGTCGCGATGCTCCTCACGGTGATGGGCATTCAGGACGACGTCGTCCGCTGGATGGCGAGCGTGCGCTTCAACTTCGCCAACGCGCACATGACGCTGCTCTCGCTCGCCTCGGGCCTGCTCTGGGTGTGCGTGACGCTGATCGTAGCGATGTGGGCCGGCGCGCTTCTCGACGACCGCCTCACGCGTTCGCGCTCGCTCGACGCGAACCTGAAGGTGGTGCTCGGGCGCGTCGCGCGGGCGCTGATGATTCTCGCGGCGATACTCGTGAGCCTGTCGATCGTCGGCATCGACATCACGGTGCTCGGCGTGTTCGGCGGCGCGCTGGGCGTCGGGCTCGGCTTCGGCTTACAAAAGATCGCCAGCAATTACGTGTCGGGCTTCATCATTCTGCTCGACCGGTCGCTCCGGCTCGGCGACATGATCAATGTCAGCGGCTTTCAGGGCACCGTCACGCAGATTCGCACGCGATACACGGTCGTGCGCGGGCTGGACGGCATCGAAACACTGATTCCGAACGAAAAGCTGATTACCGATGTCGTACAGAATCACTCGTCGTATCTGACGCGCGGCAACGCGAAAATCGCGGTGCAGGTGAGTTATCGCTCGGACGTGGAACGCGCGATGCGACTCCTCGTCGAAGCAACGCAGGGCGTCGAGCGCGTGTTGCAGGACCCGGCACCGGCGGCGCTGCTCGCGAGTTTCGGCGCGGACGGCATCAATCTGGAACTGAGCTTCTGGATCGAGGACGCGGCGAAGGGCACGGGCGGCGTTAAGTCGCAAGTCAATCGCAGCGTGTGGCGGTTATTCTGCGAGCATGGCATCGAGATTCCGTACGCGCAGCGCGAAGTGCGAATCGTCGGCGGTGCGGCAAGTGAATCGGTAGGAAATGCCGGATTCCAGCGCGACGAGCTTTCGTCGACGGCTGGAGGCGCCGTTTGA
- a CDS encoding acyl-CoA desaturase, translating into MLNSSLDFLANGLLDFSWWQILLFTLAVTHVTIAGVTIYLHRCQAHRALDLHPIASHFFRLWLWMTTGMLTGQWAAIHRKHHAKCETEEDPHSPQTRGIWKVLLEGAELYRAEAKNEETLRRFSHGTPNDWIERNVYTRYPILGISIMMVIDVALFGIVGLSVWAVQMIWIPFWAAGVVNGLAHFWGYRNFNSSDASTNIFPLGILIGGEELHNNHHTYATSAKLSSKWYEFDIGWLYIRILSAVGLAKVKKLAPTPRLSESKSVPDHDTLQAVLANRYEVMARYGKALKRAYKQELVKLKEAGAREKYQLMRGARKWFHKDEDGLNEPQRKQLPELFSDNQKLRTYIELRKDLAAMWDRSNASREQLLAQLQDWCHRAEQSGIKALQDFALRLRRYAL; encoded by the coding sequence TTGCTGAATTCCTCCCTCGATTTTCTCGCCAACGGATTGCTGGATTTCTCCTGGTGGCAGATTCTCTTGTTCACGCTGGCGGTGACGCACGTCACCATCGCGGGCGTCACCATTTATTTGCACCGCTGCCAGGCGCATCGCGCGCTGGACCTGCACCCCATCGCGAGCCACTTTTTCCGCCTGTGGCTGTGGATGACCACCGGCATGCTGACCGGCCAGTGGGCGGCCATCCACCGCAAGCACCATGCGAAGTGCGAGACCGAAGAAGATCCGCACAGCCCGCAAACGCGCGGCATCTGGAAGGTGCTGCTCGAAGGCGCGGAACTGTATCGCGCGGAAGCGAAGAACGAAGAAACGCTGCGCCGCTTCAGCCACGGCACGCCGAACGACTGGATTGAGCGCAACGTGTACACGCGTTATCCGATCCTCGGCATCAGCATCATGATGGTCATCGACGTGGCGCTGTTCGGCATCGTCGGGCTGTCGGTGTGGGCCGTGCAGATGATCTGGATTCCGTTCTGGGCGGCGGGGGTCGTCAACGGTCTCGCGCACTTCTGGGGTTATCGCAACTTCAATTCGAGCGATGCAAGCACGAACATCTTCCCGCTCGGCATCCTGATCGGCGGGGAAGAACTGCACAACAATCACCACACGTACGCGACCTCGGCCAAGCTGTCGAGCAAGTGGTACGAGTTCGACATCGGCTGGCTGTACATCCGCATTCTGTCGGCAGTTGGCCTCGCCAAGGTGAAGAAGCTCGCGCCCACGCCGCGCCTGTCGGAATCGAAGTCGGTGCCGGATCACGACACGCTGCAAGCCGTGCTCGCGAACCGTTACGAAGTCATGGCGCGTTATGGCAAGGCGCTCAAGCGTGCGTACAAGCAGGAACTCGTGAAGCTGAAGGAAGCCGGCGCGCGCGAGAAGTATCAGCTGATGCGCGGGGCGCGCAAGTGGTTCCACAAGGACGAGGACGGCCTGAACGAGCCGCAGCGCAAGCAACTGCCGGAACTGTTCTCGGACAACCAGAAGCTGCGCACGTACATCGAACTTCGCAAGGACCTGGCGGCGATGTGGGACCGCTCGAACGCATCGCGCGAGCAACTGCTGGCGCAGTTGCAGGACTGGTGTCATCGCGCGGAACAAAGCGGCATCAAGGCGCTGCAGGACTTCGCGCTGCGTCTGCGCCGCTACGCCCTGTAA
- the nadA gene encoding quinolinate synthase NadA, with the protein MQAIRSVEYDRPQGLTCGVGEAWARVPQAPSPDEKRALKERIRALLRREQAVLVAHYYVDAELQELADETGGCVADSLEMARFGRDHAAKTLVVAGVRFMGETAKILSPDKRVLMPDLDATCSLDLGCPADEFAAFCDAHPDRTVVVYANTSAAVKARADWMVTSSIGLEIVADLHARGEKILWAPDRHLGGYIQKKTGADMLLWQGSCLVHDEFKGIELDLLRAEYPDAKILVHPESPEAVVKLADVVGSTTQLIDAAVRLDASRFIVATDLGILHKMRLAAPGKTFIEAPTAGNSATCKSCAHCPWMAMNGLTNLADVLERGHNEIHVDAAIGQRARVPIDRMLDFAARHKKPVQASGDLAKDAALFSNVGAA; encoded by the coding sequence ATGCAGGCGATCAGAAGCGTCGAGTACGACCGGCCGCAAGGGCTGACGTGTGGAGTAGGCGAGGCGTGGGCGCGCGTGCCGCAAGCGCCGTCGCCGGACGAAAAACGCGCGTTGAAGGAGCGCATTCGCGCGCTGTTGCGGCGGGAACAGGCCGTATTGGTCGCGCACTATTACGTCGATGCCGAGCTACAGGAACTCGCCGACGAAACCGGCGGCTGCGTCGCCGATTCCCTGGAAATGGCGCGCTTCGGCCGCGACCATGCGGCAAAGACACTGGTTGTCGCGGGCGTGCGGTTCATGGGCGAAACAGCGAAGATCCTCAGCCCGGACAAGCGCGTGCTGATGCCCGACCTCGACGCCACGTGCTCGCTCGATCTCGGCTGTCCCGCCGACGAATTCGCCGCGTTCTGCGACGCGCATCCGGACCGCACGGTCGTCGTGTACGCGAACACGAGCGCCGCCGTGAAAGCACGCGCCGACTGGATGGTCACGTCGTCCATCGGGCTGGAAATCGTCGCGGACTTGCACGCACGCGGCGAGAAGATTCTATGGGCGCCGGATCGTCACCTCGGCGGCTACATCCAGAAGAAGACGGGCGCGGACATGCTGCTGTGGCAGGGCTCCTGTCTGGTTCACGACGAGTTCAAGGGCATCGAACTCGACCTGCTGCGTGCCGAGTATCCGGACGCGAAGATTCTCGTGCATCCCGAGTCGCCGGAAGCGGTCGTGAAGCTGGCCGATGTCGTCGGTTCGACCACGCAGTTGATCGACGCCGCCGTGCGCCTCGACGCGAGCCGCTTCATCGTCGCCACCGATCTCGGCATTCTGCACAAGATGCGGCTCGCCGCGCCGGGGAAGACGTTTATCGAAGCGCCGACGGCCGGCAACAGCGCCACGTGCAAGAGTTGCGCGCATTGTCCGTGGATGGCGATGAACGGTCTCACCAATCTCGCCGACGTGCTCGAACGCGGGCATAACGAGATTCACGTCGACGCCGCCATCGGGCAGCGTGCGCGCGTGCCGATCGACCGGATGCTCGATTTCGCCGCGCGTCACAAGAAGCCCGTGCAGGCGAGCGGCGATCTGGCGAAGGACGCCGCGCTGTTCTCGAACGTGGGAGCCGCGTGA